From Microbacterium rhizosphaerae:
GCGATTGGCGACGAGGACGGTGTCGAACCCCTCGACAGGCTCGGGGACCGATTCGGCTGGGCGGGTGATCATGGGGCTCACATCCGGAAGACGCCGAAGCGCGGCTCGGGCAGCGGGACTCGGGAGACGACGTCGAGCGCGAGGCCGAGGGCGTCGCGGGTGTCGAGCGGATCGAGGATGCCGTCGTCCCACAGGCGGGCGGTCGCGTAATAGGGGTCGCCCTGCTCTTCGTACTGCCGCCGGATGGGCGACTCGAAAGCCGCGCGCTCGTCGTCGGGCCAGTCCTCCCCCCGCGCGGCGAGCTGGTCCGCACGGACCGTGGACAGCACGGATGCCGCCTGCGGGCCGCCCATGACCGAGATGCGGCTGGCCGGCCACGACCACAGGAACCGCGGCGAGTACGCGCGGCCGCACATGGAGTAGTTGCCCGCGCCGAAGGAGCCGCCGACGATGACCGTGAGCTTCGGCACGCGGGTCGTCGCGACCGCGGTGACCATCTTGGCGCCGTCCTTGGCGATGCCGCCGGCCTCGGCATCCCGTCCGACGAGGAAGCCGGTGATGTTCTGCAGGAACAGCAGCGGGATGCCGCGCTGGTCGCACAGCTCGATGAAGTGCGCTCCCTTGAGTGCGGATTCGGAGAACAGGATGCCGTTGTTGGCCACGATCCCCACCGGGTGACCGTGGATGTGGGCGAAGCCCGTGACGAGCGTCGTGCCGTAGTTGCGCTTGAACTCGTGGAAGGCGCTCGCATCCACGAGGCGCGCGATGACCTCGCGCACGTCGTACGGCCGCGTGACGTCCACCGGGACGATGCCGTACAGCTCCGCCGGATCGGCCGCGGGCGGGACGCTCTCCAGGACGGTCCAGGCGGGCTCGAGAGGTTGCGGCAGCGTCGCGACGATGTCGCGGACGATCTCGAGCGCGTGCTCGTCGTCCTCGGCGAGGTGGTCGACCACGCCCGAGCGGCGGGCGTGCAGCTCGCCGCCGCCCAGCTCCTCCGCGCTGACGATCTCGCCGATCGCGGCCTTCACGAGCGGCGGACCGCCGAGGAAGATCGTTCCCTGGTTGCGCACGATCACCGTCTCGTCGCTCATCGCAGGCACGTACGCCCCGCCGGCGGTGCACGAGCCGAGCACCGCGGCGATCTGCGGAATGCCCGCCGCCGAGAGCCGTGCCTGGTTGAAGAAGATGCGGCCGAAATGGTCACGATCGGGGAACACCTCGTCCTGCTTCGGCAGGAAGGCGCCGCCCGAGTCCACGAGGTAGATGCACGGGAGGCGGTTCTCGAGGGCGATCTCCTGGGCGCGCAGGTGCTTCTTCACCGTCAGCGGATAGTACGTGCCGCCCTTGACCGTCGCGTCGTTGCACACCACGATCACCTGCCGGCCGTGCACGAGCCCGATGCCCGCGATAAGACCTGCTCCCGGCGCGTCGCCGTCGTACAGGCCCTCGGCGGCGAGCGGGGAGACCTCCAGGAAGGGACTTCCCTCGTCGAGCAGCCGCAGCACCCGGTCGCGCGGCAGCAGCTTGCCGCGCGACGCATGGCGCTCGCGGGAGCGCTCGGGTCCGCCGAGGGATGCCGCGGCCACTCGCTCGCGCAGGGCCTCGGCGAGTCGCCGCTGCGCTGCATACCCCTCGTCGTAGGCCTCACCACG
This genomic window contains:
- a CDS encoding carboxyl transferase domain-containing protein, with translation MTGTALPSGERIGTAPARGEAYDEGYAAQRRLAEALRERVAAASLGGPERSRERHASRGKLLPRDRVLRLLDEGSPFLEVSPLAAEGLYDGDAPGAGLIAGIGLVHGRQVIVVCNDATVKGGTYYPLTVKKHLRAQEIALENRLPCIYLVDSGGAFLPKQDEVFPDRDHFGRIFFNQARLSAAGIPQIAAVLGSCTAGGAYVPAMSDETVIVRNQGTIFLGGPPLVKAAIGEIVSAEELGGGELHARRSGVVDHLAEDDEHALEIVRDIVATLPQPLEPAWTVLESVPPAADPAELYGIVPVDVTRPYDVREVIARLVDASAFHEFKRNYGTTLVTGFAHIHGHPVGIVANNGILFSESALKGAHFIELCDQRGIPLLFLQNITGFLVGRDAEAGGIAKDGAKMVTAVATTRVPKLTVIVGGSFGAGNYSMCGRAYSPRFLWSWPASRISVMGGPQAASVLSTVRADQLAARGEDWPDDERAAFESPIRRQYEEQGDPYYATARLWDDGILDPLDTRDALGLALDVVSRVPLPEPRFGVFRM